In the genome of Paraburkholderia caribensis, the window CGCCCGGCCGTTGACTCCACGCTGGATGCTTGCGCCATGGTGTTTCTCCGTATCGGGCGAAAGGTTGATCCTGATTCTCCATCGAAAAACGCGCTTCCGATTGATCGACGTCAAGCCACCCGGACGCGTCCTTATAGCGCGACGCACGCGTGGCACAGCAACCTGCTTGACTTCGATCAACTGCGCGGGATGCACACGGATTAGGCTGACCGTGTGAACCGTGCGTTCAGTTCGCGAACTGAAGCACTTCAGGAGGAGCGTTGCCATGAAACCGGACAGTCAACTGCGTCGCGAAGTGGAGGAAGAACTGGCGAACAATCCGGCTATCGATGCGAACCGGATTGGCGTTGCCGTCGCGGATGGCATCGTTACGCTCAGCGGGCATGTTTCGGACTATGCGCAGAAGCTCGCCGCCGAACGATCCGTGCTGCGGATTGCTGGCGTGGTCGCGGTCGTTGCGCATATGGACGTGACGCTGCATCAAACCGATCAAAGAACGGACGAAGACATTGCATTGAGCGTGCGAGCCGTGCTCGACTGGATATCGGGTCTTGAAGAAGACGCGATCAGGATCAAGGTCGAAAAAGGCTGGGTGACGTTGAGCGGTAGCGTCAAGAACGGTTACCGCAGCCATATTGCGGAGAAACACATCGGGCACATGCGCGGTGTCACGGGCATCACGAACAACATCAGGATATCGGGTAGCGCTTCGCCTACCGATATCGAGTACAACATCCGCAAGGCCATTCAGCGTCATACCGAGCGCGAAATGAAGCATATCGAGGTTCAGGTAGACGGGGGCAACGTCACCCTGTCCGGCCACCTCAGCTCGACGGCTGAACGCGCGATCGTGTGGGGCGCAGCGCGCGCCACGTCGGGTGTGAAAGCCGTCGTGGATCGTCTCGTGATTGATTGACCGAACGCTGGCGCAATCACGCGGCGGACATGATGTAACAGGCAATGATTGGAGGCACAAATGAACTGGTTGACGGAATACTTCGCGCAAGGAACTCGCACGTTGAATCTTTCGTTGTGGGCATATTCACCGGCTGTCATGGGTCCGGATGGACCGATCGTGCAGCCTGCCGCGTTGTGCGCCCCGTATCCTGGTATCGAACTCGTGTTCTCTCCCGCGGGAAAAACCCGGCACGGCGATAGAACCTACGAGCTTCCAGCACGATACGACAGCACGGGTCCGATGAAAGCGAAAACTGCGGCTGCAGCAAAAGACCATGCGAACTTCTTTCGCGAGGTCTCCATTTTCGCGCCATCGCATCTGAACGGCGAAGCCGTCGTTGTGATCAACCATGCGTTCTCATTCACACCGCGATTTGCTGCAGACGGTACGCCCGGCTTCGTGGGACTGGCCATGCCGGATTCGGACGACTATTTCCGCGCCGGCCAGATGAAGCTTCCGTGGATGTTTGCCGGATACGTGAGTATCTGAGCGGACCGCAATACGCGTGAATCACGAGCGAGGAGTAGTTCATGAGCAGGAATGGAGCGGAGGTCATCTGGTTCGACGCGCTGCGCCGTACCGATGTGCCGACCGTGGGCGGTAAGAATGCGTCGCTGGGGGAGATGGTGGGCTGCCTCGTCGGCAAGGGCATTCGTGTTCCGCCCGGCTTTGCGACGACTGCCGACGCGTATTGGCAATTCATCGACGCCAACGGCTTGCGCGAAACCATCTCGACGGTGCTATCGGAGTTCCGTGCCAATCGACGCTCGCTTGTTGATACCGGGGAAACCATCCGCCGGGCAATCCTCCGGGGCGAATGGCCGGACAGCACGACGCGGGCCATTTGTGACGCGTATGGCGACCTCGCACGCCGCGTCGGCATCGACGATCCAGACGTCGCTGTACGCTCCAGCGCTACGGCCGAAGATCTGCCGGATGCGAGCTTCGCGGGGCAGCAGGAGACCTTGCTGGCCATTCGCGGCCCGCATGCGTTGATGGATGCGTGCCGCCGCTGCTATGCGTCGCTATTCACGGATCGCGCGATCAGTTATCGCGAGGCACGAGGCTTCGATCACATGAGAGTGGCACTCTCGATCGGCGTGCAGCAGATGGTACGCTCGGACCTTGGAGGGGCGGGCGTGGCATTTTCGATCGATACCGAAACCGGCTTCGACAAGATCGTCCTGATCAGCGCGGCATGGGGGCTCGGCGAGAACGTCGTGCAAGGTGCCGTTGATCCCGACGAGTATGAAGTGTTCAAACCGCTTCTGCACAACGAAGCCTTCGCGCCAATCATAGGCAAGAAGCGTGGCAGCAAGCTGAAGAAAATGGTGTACGCGAAAGGCGGCGCGCATCCGACGAAGAACGTGCCGACTTCGAAAGCCGAGCGCGCTGCGTTTGTTCTTTCCGATCGTGACGTGCTCACAATCGCGCGATGCGCGTGTGAAATCGAATCGCACTACGGGCGGCCGATGGACATCGAATGGGCAAAGGACGGCCTGGCAGGCGGCATCTTCATTGTTCAGGCGCGGCCCGAGACCGTCCAGTCGCGGCGCGAGTCAACCGCCATCAAGACTTTCCGGCTCGAGTCGGCGGGACGCGAACTCGTCACAGGCGTCAGCGTGGGCCAGGCGATCGCTACCGGGAACGTGTGCGTCATCGACAGTCCCGTCGAGCAGGACCGTTTTGTCGATGGCTCCGTTCTGGTGACAGCGGCAACAGATCCCGACTGGGTGCCCGTGATGCGGCGCGCGGCGGGCATCGTGACGGACCACGGCGGCCGCACGTCGCACGCTGCCATTGTGAGCCGCGAACTCGGCCTGCCGGCCATCGTCGGCACGGGCAACGCGACGCGGGTTTTGCACGACCAGCAGGAAGTGACGGTGTCCTGCGCGCAAGGGGAAGTCGGGCGCGTATTCGAAGGCATCGCGGACTTTCAGGTCGAGGAGATCGACTTTGGGGCTATTCCGCATACCCGCACTCAGGTCATGCTGAATCTCGCCAACCCGGACGCCGCGCTGCGCTGGTGGCGCATGCCGGCGGACGGCATTGGACTGGCGCGGATGGAGTTCGTCATCAGCAATCACATCAAGATTCATCCGATGGCGCTCGCATGCTATGACCAGTTGAAGGATTCCGACGCCGCCCGGACTATCGCTGCGATGACGGAAGGGTATGACGACAAGACTGAATACTTCGTCGACCGGCTTGCCTGCGGACTCGGCCGCATAGCGGCTGTGTGTTATCCGCGTCCGGTGGTGGTGCGTCTGAGCGACTTCAAGACCAACGAATACGCGAATCTGATAGGGGGACAGGCTTTCGAGCCGGTCGAAGAAAATCCGATGCTCGGTTTTCGTGGCGCATCGCGCTATTACTCGCCGCGCTACGGGCCGGGCTTCGCACTCGAATGCCGCGCGCTGCGGCGTTTGCGATTGGAAACGGGGCTCGACAACGTGATCGTCATGGTGCCGTTCTGCCGGACACCGGATGAGGCGGATCGCGTCCTCGAGGCGATGGCGGCCAATGGCCTCAGGCGCGGCGAGAACGGTTTACAGATCTATGTGATGTGCGAGATTCCGGCGAACGTGATCTTGGCAGAAGCATTCGCACAGCGGTTCGACGGATTCTCGATCGGCAGCAACGATCTGACGCAGCTCACACTTGGAGTCGACCGCGACTCCGCTGAACTGGCATCGCTGTTCGACGAACGCAACGAAGCCGTGCGGTGGATGATTCGCGAGGTTATCGAACGGGCGCATCGCGCTGGCGCGAAAGTCAGCCTGTGTGGTGAAGCGCCGAGCGTGCATCCCGAGTATGCAGGCTTCCTCGTGGAATGCGGCATCGATGCGATGTCGGTGAGTCCCGACAGCTTCATTGCCGTCAAGCGGCACGTCGCGCAAGCGGAAGCGCCGAACGGTTCGACGGGTGACCAGCCGCGCAAATCGATGCTTTCTGAAATGGTGCGGTAGGGGCTTGCCATGATCGACGTTCTCACAGTCACACTCAATCCCGCGGTCGATTTATCGACGGCTGTCGACCGCATCGTCGACACACACAAGCTGCGATGCGAAGTCGCGCAGCGCGATCCGGGCGGTGGCGGAATCAACGTTGCGCGGGTGTTGCATCGCCTTGGCAGCGAATGCGTTGCACTGTTTGCCGCCGGTGGAGCGACGGGCCGCATCCTTAGCGATCTGCTCGATGGCGAGAACCTTCGCACCCAGCGCATCGACATAGAAGGCGAAACGCGGGAAAACTTCTCTGTCAAGGAGACGTCCACCCGTCGTGAATACCGCTTCGTGTTGCCTGGACCGGCTCTCGCGCCCTCGGAATGGAATGCATGTCTGCGCGGCGTGTCCGCTCATGTGGGCTCTGCGCGCTTCCTTGTCCTGAGCGGAAGCCTGCCTCCCGGTGCACCGCCGGACGCCTACGCACAGCTTGCCCGCGCGGCCACTGGTGCGCGGCCGAACATCCGGGTTGCCGTGGATGCGTCGGGCTCCACGCTCGCAGCGGCACTCGATGGCGGCCACGTCGACATTGTCAAGCCGAGTCTGAACGAACTGCGCGAATTGACGGCGCTGCCGCTGAACGATGTCGACGACCAGATCGATGCCGCCCGAATGTTGATCGCGCAACGCAAGGCGATGATGGTCGCGCTCACGTTAGCCGATAAAGGTGCAGTGCTCGCGACGCACGACGAAACGTGGTTTATGCCTGCGTTGAAAACGGAAGTACGAAGTGCAATTGGCGCGGGAGACAGTTTCCTTGCCGGACTTATATGGGCACTCGATCACGGCGCCGTTGCCAGCGAGGCACTCGCCTATGCGACGGCTGCGGCTTCGGCTACGATGAGGCAAACAGGTACGCGGCTTTGCGATGCACGAGACGTGGCACGCTCATACGCAAAGGGGGACGGTGCTGTACCCACGCGAGCTAGCGCGCGCCCTCGCCACGCGCACGGGGAGTTGGCGCCGTCGAAGCAGTGAAGTGCTTTGCTACCAACGCTTCGATCCTCGTGACGCGCAATGCAACGTCTCGTGCCTGCACCGCACCTTACGCGCCGCGTGTCGCTCAATCCCGTCAGCCGAGTCCGAACCGTCGGACAAACCAGGTCTTGGTCAGATGCGTCAATGCTACGTAGCTGAAAAGGATCAGGAGCAGGGCGGGCCAATACGTCGATGGCAATGTTGTAAGTCCAGGCATCTTGCCGATGGCGCTAAAGGGCAGGCTGACGCCCGCGATGGCAACTGCAATGCTAGTCGCAATCAGAGCCGAACTTGTTTGCCGGCTCGAACTGCGAATCGACGGGTGCCGTGCTGGAGTGCGCATTCTTTTCGCACGGCATCGATACCATCGCGCCGATCATGATCGGGGCACGCGGATCGCCCAGAACATACGATGCCGTGGCAAGCACAAGGAGCAGCAGATCGAGGGGATTCAGCGTTCTGTTGATGAGTTCGCCGACGAGGGTGTGGTGCGTATCGTGGACGACCCGGTTCGGACCGGTGACTCGCAGGCGACGTACGGCTTCGTCGGCCGTGAGTCCGCCTGCTGTGCTGTTCATTCGCGCGAGTATCTCCTCCGTCGACAGTTGAGCGTGGTCTGCGAGGGAGACGGCATCGATTGTCCGATGATGCACTGCGTCACGGGAAGAACGCCAGAGGCGCTCCCAAAGCGCGGGGAATGATCACACGCTGTGTGATTCGGCGGTCTGCATTGTGATGACGCTTTCGAGTCGTAGACAACCAGAGCCTGGTGCACGCGATCCGACAGCTATTGATCTGTGTCAATCACCATGAGAAGAAGGGCGCTCGCCGACCTGCACTGCAAGCGGGCAGACCGCGGCTCGTCAATGCAGCGACCCGTCGAGCATCAGGTTGCACACATCGGCGACGAAACGGTGGAGCGACGACAGCGAGCCCGTTACGCTGTGATAGCTTTCACGTCCGATCCGTCCATCGAGCATCACTTGCATGCCCGCGCGACGTGCTATGGCAAGGATAGTGTCGTCGGAGAGCACGCACGTCGGGGACTTCGTCGTGCTTTCGCTGGCGGCATGGCAGGACCGCTCGGAACGGCTTTCAGTATACGCTGGTATCACCGCGACAGAGGATGACATGATCGTTCTCCGAATAGGCAGATTCAGTGCACATCGGTTTCGGCCCCACCTGAGGAGACTCGAAATCCACGATTGAAGTATCGACGGTCGCGGGCGTAACCGCTATCAGCGCGGGATGAACGTTGACTAGGATATGGTGGTCAGCTATCGGAATTTTCCTAGCGGAGCATGCAAGGCGCTTGCGCAAGATCACGGCGGTGCTTCATGGGCATCGTGCCAGTCGACGATCGACTGCCATACGGCTTCAGCAGTCTCACGAAAAACAAGCAACCGCATGTCGTCCTGCGAGATCATTCCCTCGCTTATCATGAAGTCGAAATCGATTGTGCGTCTCCAGTAAGACTCTCCGACGAGAACCACAGGCAATGGCTTGATTTTCTGCGTTTGCAGCAGCGTCAGGACCTCGAACAACTCGTCGCAGGTGCCGAATCCACCGGGAAAGAACACAGCAGCGCGCGCGCGTTCCAGCAAATGAAGCTTGCGGATGGCGAAGTAATGCAGCTTGAAGCAGAGTTCCGGTGTGATATACGGATTCGGTGCCTGTTCGCGCGGCAAGGAAATATTCAAGCCGATACTCGGCGCGCCGGAATCAAAAGCTCCCCGATTTGCAGCTTCCATGATCCCGGGGCCGCCCCCCGTCACCAGCGCAAGTGATGACAGTGCACCGCTGCATCGTGCAGAACCGGCTATACGGCCCAGTTCTCGCGCAATGTCGTAGTAACGGCTTCGTTCAAGTTGCGATTTCGCGACTTGCAGCGCGTGGTGTGCCTGCGGATCGTCGCATTCTTCTCGCAGCATGCGCCCGGCGTCTTCGACTCGTTGACGCGCGACAGACGACGCGGGGATACGGGTACTGCCGTATACCACAATCGTGTGGTCGATCGCATGGCGCTGCAACGCCTCCTCCGTTTTCCAGTAGTCGAGTTGCAAGCGGACGCCGCACATCTCGGGGCGTCTGAGGAATGCGAGGTCTTCGTCCGCCTGAAGATAGGTCGGACTTTCGATCAGGCCTTGCACGCGCGAGGCAAGCGCCGATGGGTAACCCGGACCGTTTTTCATAGGCTACGTAACGGATAGCGATAACGCGCGCGCACGCGGCGAGCGCTGAGTTGCATAAAGACGTCCCCAGCGGTGGGCCGGGTCGGGATCACCCCCAAGCGGCACTTTGCCGCCGGACACGCGCCGGCAGTTTTCTTCGTTTTGCGTTCATCCGTGCTGCGCGTGTGCAGGCGCGTCGCTACCGAGGGCCGCAGGATATAAGGTTGCTTCAGGCGAGCCGAGAAATCGAGGCTGCCCGGTATGCTGCGGCTTCTGTCTTTTCGCGCGATCCGTTCGGCAAGTCCCAGCAGGACGACGGCGCGCTTCGAGCGGCGCGCGTTCAACGAACCCGTGGTAAACGGTCGCCTTTCTTCCACGACTACATTTGCATGATGAATCTCGATGCGGCATTCGGACTTCGCGCCAGCCAGTTTGATCAAAACGTCGTATGCGCCCGCGTGGCGGCGATGTCGCCGACAGCGAAAGCAGAATCGGGCAGGATCAGTGACGCGTTGATGCTGATATCGGGCGTCGATAGCGTGCATGATGAAATCACCTTCGCAGACTGCGAGATTCGACTTTCCGCGCTGTTCTGCGGTCTCGGATATCTATTAAGCGCGCTCCGTGCGTCGTGCCATTGACGCGTGTCAACGATTGAGGCGCGACCATCGCTGGTTATTGAAAATCCGTTCCCTGCATGCGTGTCTGAAAGCAGTCCGTCTAACGAGAATGTCCGATATATGAACTCGCTTGATATCGATCAACTTGAAGCGGCAGCGCTAGCCGAAGATTCACTTACGCGTTGACGGTTGTTCGAGGGCTGGACATCAGAATGCCTGCCGTTCACGCAACCCGCATGGAGGAAGCAAGAATGCGCGCAATCGACGTCATGACTACGTCCGTCATATTTGCACACCCTGATATGACGGTGCAGGAAGCAGCCAGAACGCTGGCTGAGCAACACATTAGCGGCATGCCTGTCGTCGATGAAAAAGGCGGGCTGGTCGGCATGATTACGGAAGGCGATCTGCTGCACCGCGCCGAGATCGGCACGGGGATGCCCAAGCGGGCCTGGTGGCTGGATCTTCTCGCGTCGACTCGCGAACTGGCGAGCGAATATGTAAGGGAGCATTCGCACAAGGTGAGCGATCTGATGACGACGGCCGTCGTTGTCGTCGACGAAGATACGTCCGTTGGCGAAATTGCGGAGTTGCTCGAACGCCATCGAATCAAGCGCGTGCCGGTCGTAAAGGACGGAAGGATTACCGGTCTGGTGAGCCGCGCGAATCTGATCCGCGCGCTCGCGAGCATTGTTGCCGCGCCGGACGCGGCGGCTTCAGCGGACGATCTGTCGATCCGGGACGGTATCGTGGCCGCCCTGAAGAACACACGTTGGTCGCTGCCGCGCGAAAGTATTCTGGTGAAGAATGGCGTCGTGCACCTTTGGGGTGTCGTCACGAGCGATGAAGAGAGCGACGCTATTCGCGTGGCTGCCGAAAACGTGCCCGGGGTGAAAGAGGTGAACAGCCATATGGAGTATCCGGTGGCGCTCCCGGCGATGTAGACACGAGTGAAGCGAACCGTATCGCGATAGAACTCGGTGCGATGGAGACCCCCGATTCTTTAGCACCAACTGATCTTCAATCCAATGGGTCGCTCGCAGCCGGGCGCTTCGCCACGTCACACCGGGTCGGTGGATCGCGGCTTGGTCGAGATCAATGGCGGCGGGCTGGACGGCCGTACATTCGACGTAATCGCAAACAGGTCGCGCATGACTACGGCCTGTGAGGGAGAGCAAATGATGAATACATCATCCGTAACAGAAGCACCGGAAGCGACGGCTAATCAGATCCGCGCCATCATTGGGCCATTCGAAGACGACGTCGTGATGAAGATCATGCGCTTCAAGCCCACCGTCGACGACGTGAGCCGAGCCTATTCTTGGCTCCGGTCCGACGAGTATCTGCAACGGCACCTCACGCACAACCTGCCCGCGCGGGCCGCTGATGTTTTCGGGGTTCTCGCAGATGAGTATCCGGAGCTCGGCGACCCTGTGCTGTGATGGCGTTCTGCCGTGCCGACGTGCAGCCGTACAGCCGTACAGCCGTACAGCCCTTCCCGGCCGGTCGAATAACCAGACACAGCGTTGATGACGGGAGGCGCAGGTGAGCGGCGCGAGCGCACGAGGCATGGGCGATGAGAACCCGAGACCGGAAGTCAGTCTTTCCGGGGAGCACCGCTATCATTTCGCCATTGATATCGACGGCGAATTCGCCATCTTCACGCTCGACACGCATGGTGAGGTCGAGACATGGAATGCGGCCGCCGAACACATCACAGGGTATGGACCGGAGGACATCCTCGGCAAGCCGTTTTCGGTGCTTTATCCGGGCGGCTCGACTGACATGCCCGATCGGTCCGACATTCTCGCCAGAGCCGTAGCGACCGGGCAAGCGCGTTACGAGGGATGGTACGCTCGCAAAGACGGGACACG includes:
- a CDS encoding BON domain-containing protein yields the protein MKPDSQLRREVEEELANNPAIDANRIGVAVADGIVTLSGHVSDYAQKLAAERSVLRIAGVVAVVAHMDVTLHQTDQRTDEDIALSVRAVLDWISGLEEDAIRIKVEKGWVTLSGSVKNGYRSHIAEKHIGHMRGVTGITNNIRISGSASPTDIEYNIRKAIQRHTEREMKHIEVQVDGGNVTLSGHLSSTAERAIVWGAARATSGVKAVVDRLVID
- the ppsA gene encoding phosphoenolpyruvate synthase, encoding MSRNGAEVIWFDALRRTDVPTVGGKNASLGEMVGCLVGKGIRVPPGFATTADAYWQFIDANGLRETISTVLSEFRANRRSLVDTGETIRRAILRGEWPDSTTRAICDAYGDLARRVGIDDPDVAVRSSATAEDLPDASFAGQQETLLAIRGPHALMDACRRCYASLFTDRAISYREARGFDHMRVALSIGVQQMVRSDLGGAGVAFSIDTETGFDKIVLISAAWGLGENVVQGAVDPDEYEVFKPLLHNEAFAPIIGKKRGSKLKKMVYAKGGAHPTKNVPTSKAERAAFVLSDRDVLTIARCACEIESHYGRPMDIEWAKDGLAGGIFIVQARPETVQSRRESTAIKTFRLESAGRELVTGVSVGQAIATGNVCVIDSPVEQDRFVDGSVLVTAATDPDWVPVMRRAAGIVTDHGGRTSHAAIVSRELGLPAIVGTGNATRVLHDQQEVTVSCAQGEVGRVFEGIADFQVEEIDFGAIPHTRTQVMLNLANPDAALRWWRMPADGIGLARMEFVISNHIKIHPMALACYDQLKDSDAARTIAAMTEGYDDKTEYFVDRLACGLGRIAAVCYPRPVVVRLSDFKTNEYANLIGGQAFEPVEENPMLGFRGASRYYSPRYGPGFALECRALRRLRLETGLDNVIVMVPFCRTPDEADRVLEAMAANGLRRGENGLQIYVMCEIPANVILAEAFAQRFDGFSIGSNDLTQLTLGVDRDSAELASLFDERNEAVRWMIREVIERAHRAGAKVSLCGEAPSVHPEYAGFLVECGIDAMSVSPDSFIAVKRHVAQAEAPNGSTGDQPRKSMLSEMVR
- a CDS encoding 1-phosphofructokinase family hexose kinase — translated: MIDVLTVTLNPAVDLSTAVDRIVDTHKLRCEVAQRDPGGGGINVARVLHRLGSECVALFAAGGATGRILSDLLDGENLRTQRIDIEGETRENFSVKETSTRREYRFVLPGPALAPSEWNACLRGVSAHVGSARFLVLSGSLPPGAPPDAYAQLARAATGARPNIRVAVDASGSTLAAALDGGHVDIVKPSLNELRELTALPLNDVDDQIDAARMLIAQRKAMMVALTLADKGAVLATHDETWFMPALKTEVRSAIGAGDSFLAGLIWALDHGAVASEALAYATAAASATMRQTGTRLCDARDVARSYAKGDGAVPTRASARPRHAHGELAPSKQ
- a CDS encoding cation-transporting P-type ATPase, giving the protein MHHRTIDAVSLADHAQLSTEEILARMNSTAGGLTADEAVRRLRVTGPNRVVHDTHHTLVGELINRTLNPLDLLLLVLATASYVLGDPRAPIMIGAMVSMPCEKNAHSSTAPVDSQFEPANKFGSDCD
- a CDS encoding LOG family protein, giving the protein MKNGPGYPSALASRVQGLIESPTYLQADEDLAFLRRPEMCGVRLQLDYWKTEEALQRHAIDHTIVVYGSTRIPASSVARQRVEDAGRMLREECDDPQAHHALQVAKSQLERSRYYDIARELGRIAGSARCSGALSSLALVTGGGPGIMEAANRGAFDSGAPSIGLNISLPREQAPNPYITPELCFKLHYFAIRKLHLLERARAAVFFPGGFGTCDELFEVLTLLQTQKIKPLPVVLVGESYWRRTIDFDFMISEGMISQDDMRLLVFRETAEAVWQSIVDWHDAHEAPP
- a CDS encoding CBS domain-containing protein; translated protein: MRAIDVMTTSVIFAHPDMTVQEAARTLAEQHISGMPVVDEKGGLVGMITEGDLLHRAEIGTGMPKRAWWLDLLASTRELASEYVREHSHKVSDLMTTAVVVVDEDTSVGEIAELLERHRIKRVPVVKDGRITGLVSRANLIRALASIVAAPDAAASADDLSIRDGIVAALKNTRWSLPRESILVKNGVVHLWGVVTSDEESDAIRVAAENVPGVKEVNSHMEYPVALPAM